A stretch of the Photobacterium sp. CCB-ST2H9 genome encodes the following:
- a CDS encoding inactive transglutaminase family protein, whose translation MSSRVPFYFLITLLVIAGAALSLYRHDVYGVPWTPGEKRALWELEARIEFDAIGKAVKVSMAAPETQKGFTQIDESTSSPGYGVALIDTDQGRRAEWSIRQASGRQVLYYKTQMLVDPLATFSSDKPKGAPESPSLDSPQETAATAILTQAKALSADNLTLTREILKQLNDRNNQNASLLLNSFKKENVVVFLLSMEGIHARLVGGLQLEDGRRRQSITPMVEVWGGEKWHLFDPHTGQEGKPNDVLVWNQQGHSLLDVIGGRNSNISFSIISQDITPQQATREKIQAEDLLNFSIHSLPIEEQAMFKTIMLVPIGALIVVFLRIIVGLKTSGTFMPVLIAVAFVQTQLVTGVLGFLLIVGTGLIIRGYLSRLNLLLVARISAVIVSVILIISIFTVVAFKIGLVEGLTITFFPMIILSWTIERMSILWEEEGAKEVLIQGGGSLLTAIIVYVAMTNDLIRHLTFNFIGLQLIVMALILMLGNYTGYRLSELRRFKPLAED comes from the coding sequence ATGTCGTCAAGAGTTCCGTTTTATTTTCTCATTACCTTGCTCGTCATTGCCGGCGCCGCACTGAGCCTTTACCGTCATGATGTCTATGGTGTGCCATGGACTCCAGGTGAAAAACGAGCCCTGTGGGAGCTGGAGGCGCGCATTGAATTTGACGCCATTGGTAAGGCCGTCAAAGTTTCCATGGCTGCCCCGGAAACCCAGAAAGGCTTCACCCAGATTGATGAAAGCACCTCTTCTCCCGGCTATGGTGTCGCTTTAATTGATACCGATCAGGGCCGCCGCGCCGAATGGTCCATTCGCCAGGCTTCAGGCCGGCAAGTGCTTTATTATAAAACCCAAATGCTGGTCGACCCTCTGGCCACCTTCTCTTCCGACAAACCCAAAGGCGCACCGGAATCCCCCAGTCTGGACAGCCCTCAGGAAACCGCTGCAACGGCCATTCTGACTCAGGCCAAGGCATTGTCGGCAGATAACCTGACCCTGACCCGTGAAATCCTCAAACAGCTGAATGACAGAAATAACCAGAACGCCTCACTGCTGCTGAATTCTTTCAAGAAAGAAAACGTGGTTGTTTTTTTGCTTTCCATGGAAGGCATTCATGCCCGTCTGGTGGGCGGCTTACAGCTTGAAGATGGCCGCAGACGTCAGAGCATCACACCGATGGTTGAAGTCTGGGGTGGCGAAAAATGGCACCTGTTTGACCCACACACCGGGCAGGAAGGCAAACCCAATGATGTGCTGGTCTGGAACCAGCAAGGCCACTCCCTGCTAGATGTGATTGGCGGACGCAATTCCAATATCAGTTTTTCAATTATTTCTCAGGATATTACGCCTCAGCAGGCCACCCGGGAAAAAATACAGGCGGAAGATCTGCTGAACTTCTCCATTCACAGTCTGCCGATTGAAGAACAGGCGATGTTCAAAACCATCATGCTGGTGCCGATTGGCGCTCTGATCGTGGTGTTCTTGCGAATTATTGTCGGTCTGAAAACATCGGGAACCTTCATGCCGGTACTGATTGCTGTCGCCTTCGTGCAGACACAGCTGGTGACTGGTGTTCTGGGCTTCCTGCTGATCGTCGGCACCGGTCTGATCATCCGGGGTTATCTCTCGCGGCTGAACTTACTGCTTGTCGCCCGGATATCTGCGGTCATTGTATCGGTTATACTGATCATCTCTATTTTCACTGTCGTGGCCTTTAAGATCGGCCTGGTGGAAGGCCTGACTATTACCTTCTTCCCGATGATCATCCTGTCATGGACCATCGAACGGATGTCCATTCTGTGGGAGGAAGAAGGGGCAAAAGAAGTGCTGATTCAGGGCGGCGGCTCGCTGCTGACCGCGATTATTGTCTATGTCGCGATGACCAATGACCTGATCCGCCACCTGACCTTCAACTTTATCGGTCTGCAACTCATTGTGATGGCTCTGATCCTCATGCTGGGTAACTACACCGGCTACCGCCTCAGCGAACTGCGCCGCTTTAAGCCGCTGGCGGAGGATTAA
- a CDS encoding alpha-L-glutamate ligase-like protein has translation MFLSRYTMPWRLRERGIMGMNKRNHSYIGRYNDRSLFPLVDDKLKTKILAQRAGATVPELIGVIRSQVHVKEIHDMVRDWPGFVIKPAQGSGGKGILVIVKHENGLYTKPSGAVINKQDVERHITNTLAGLFSLGGKNDVAMVENLIQFDDVFDGFSFEGVPDIRVIVFKGYPVMAMMRCSTAASDGKANLHQGAVGVGIDIATGKAVRAVQFNQPVEHHPDTERQLSELCVPNWQKLLELASGAWEMTGLGYLGTDMVLDKVRGPMVLELNARPGLAIQIANGCGLLPRLHHIESLGTPSKIPSPAERVAYAADQFGAKPLF, from the coding sequence ATGTTTTTATCCCGTTACACCATGCCATGGCGGCTGCGTGAGCGCGGCATTATGGGTATGAACAAGCGAAATCACAGTTATATCGGCCGGTATAATGATCGCAGTTTGTTCCCGCTGGTTGATGACAAACTGAAAACCAAGATCCTTGCCCAGCGCGCAGGCGCCACTGTCCCTGAACTCATCGGGGTGATCCGGAGTCAGGTTCATGTCAAAGAAATTCATGACATGGTCCGAGACTGGCCCGGGTTTGTCATTAAGCCCGCACAGGGCTCTGGCGGTAAAGGCATTCTGGTCATTGTCAAACATGAAAACGGCCTGTATACCAAGCCCTCCGGTGCCGTGATCAACAAGCAGGATGTTGAGCGTCATATCACCAATACCCTGGCTGGCCTGTTCTCGCTGGGGGGAAAAAACGATGTGGCGATGGTCGAAAACCTGATTCAGTTTGATGATGTCTTTGATGGCTTCAGCTTTGAAGGCGTGCCGGACATTCGGGTGATTGTCTTTAAAGGTTATCCGGTGATGGCCATGATGCGTTGCTCGACCGCAGCCTCCGACGGAAAGGCAAACCTGCACCAGGGCGCTGTCGGGGTCGGCATTGATATTGCGACCGGAAAAGCCGTGCGGGCGGTTCAGTTTAACCAGCCGGTTGAACATCACCCGGATACCGAGCGCCAGCTGAGTGAACTGTGTGTTCCCAACTGGCAAAAACTACTGGAGCTGGCATCCGGCGCCTGGGAAATGACCGGGCTGGGCTATCTGGGGACAGACATGGTGCTGGATAAAGTCCGGGGACCTATGGTCCTGGAGCTCAACGCACGTCCCGGACTGGCAATTCAGATAGCCAACGGATGTGGCTTGCTGCCACGACTGCATCACATTGAAAGCCTGGGCACGCCGTCCAAGATCCCCTCTCCTGCCGAACGGGTCGCTTATGCCGCTGACCAGTTTGGTGCAAAACCACTGTTTTGA